Proteins encoded in a region of the Macaca mulatta isolate MMU2019108-1 chromosome X, T2T-MMU8v2.0, whole genome shotgun sequence genome:
- the P2RY10 gene encoding putative P2Y purinoceptor 10 isoform X2 encodes MVMTFGIGSMYPGQSTSNQRNHKSMAYLDKYTEIFKMGSNSTSTAEINCNVTNVKFQYSLYATTYILIFIPGLLANSAALWVLCRFISKKNKAIIFMINLSVADLAHVLSLPLRIYYYISHHWPFQRGLCLLCFYLKYLNMYASICFLTCISLQRCFFLLKPFRARDWKRRYDVGISAAIWIIVGTACLPFPILRSTDLNNNKSCFADLGYKQMNAVALVGMITVAELAGFVIPVIIIAWCTWKTTISLRQPPMAFQGISERQKALRMVFMCAAVFFICFTPYHINFIFYTMVKETIISSCPIVRIALYFHPFCLCLASLCCLLDPILYYFMASEFRDQLSRHGSSVTRSRLMSKESGSSMIG; translated from the exons ATGGTGATGACCTTTGGAATAGGAAGCATGTACCCTGGACAGAGCACTTCAAACCAGAG GAACCATAAATCCATGGCTTACCTTGACAAATATACTGAAATATTCAAGATGGGTAGCAACAGTACCAGCACTGCTGAGATTAACTGTAATGTCACTAATGTGAAATTTCAATACTCCCTTTATGCAACCACCTATATCCTCATATTCATTCCTGGTCTTCTGGCTAACAGTGCAGCCTTGTGGGTTCTGTGCCGCTTcatcagcaagaaaaataaagccatcaTTTTCATGATCAACCTCTCTGTGGCTGACCTTGCTCACGTACTATCTTTACCCCTCCGGATTTACTATTACATCAGCCACCACTGGCCTTTCCAGAGAGGACTTTGCCTGCTCTGCTTCTACTTGAAGTATCTCAACATGTATGCCAGCATTTGTTTCCTGACGTGCATCAGTCTTCAAAGGTGCTTTTTTCTCCTCAAGCCCTTCAGGGCCAGAGACTGGAAGCGTAGGTACGATGTGGGCATCAGTGCTGCCATTTGGATCATTGTGGGGACTGCCTGTTTGCCATTTCCCATCCTGAGAAGCACAGACTTAAACAACAACAAGTCCTGCTTTGCTGATCTTGGATACAAGCAAATGAATGCAGTTGCATTGGTCGGGATGATTACAGTTGCTGAGCTTGCAGGATTTGTGATCCCCGTGATCATCATTGCATGGTGTACCTGGAAAACTACTATATCCTTGAGACAGCCACCAATGGCTTTCCAAGGGATCAGTGAGAGGCAGAAAGCACTGCGGATGGTGTTCATGTGTGCTGCAGTCTTCTTCATCTGCTTCACTCCCTAtcatattaactttattttttacacCATGGTAAAGGAAACCATCATTAGCAGTTGTCCCATTGTCCGAATTGCACTGTATTTCCACCCCTTTTGCCTGTGCCTTGCAAGTCTCTGCTGCCTTCTGGATCCAATTCTTTATTACTTTATGGCTTCAGAGTTTCGTGACCAACTCTCCCGCCATGGCAGTTCTGTGACCCGCTCCCGCCTCATGAGCAAGGAGAGTGGTTCATCAATGATTGGCTAA
- the P2RY10 gene encoding putative P2Y purinoceptor 10 isoform X1 produces MSALYRVGPEKMAQSGNVIMRASTFRPQANALNHKSMAYLDKYTEIFKMGSNSTSTAEINCNVTNVKFQYSLYATTYILIFIPGLLANSAALWVLCRFISKKNKAIIFMINLSVADLAHVLSLPLRIYYYISHHWPFQRGLCLLCFYLKYLNMYASICFLTCISLQRCFFLLKPFRARDWKRRYDVGISAAIWIIVGTACLPFPILRSTDLNNNKSCFADLGYKQMNAVALVGMITVAELAGFVIPVIIIAWCTWKTTISLRQPPMAFQGISERQKALRMVFMCAAVFFICFTPYHINFIFYTMVKETIISSCPIVRIALYFHPFCLCLASLCCLLDPILYYFMASEFRDQLSRHGSSVTRSRLMSKESGSSMIG; encoded by the exons ATGAGCGCTCTTTATAGAGTGGGACCAGAGAAGATGGCACAAAGTG GTAATGTCATCATGAGAGCTTCAACTTTTAGACCACAGGCAAATGCTTT GAACCATAAATCCATGGCTTACCTTGACAAATATACTGAAATATTCAAGATGGGTAGCAACAGTACCAGCACTGCTGAGATTAACTGTAATGTCACTAATGTGAAATTTCAATACTCCCTTTATGCAACCACCTATATCCTCATATTCATTCCTGGTCTTCTGGCTAACAGTGCAGCCTTGTGGGTTCTGTGCCGCTTcatcagcaagaaaaataaagccatcaTTTTCATGATCAACCTCTCTGTGGCTGACCTTGCTCACGTACTATCTTTACCCCTCCGGATTTACTATTACATCAGCCACCACTGGCCTTTCCAGAGAGGACTTTGCCTGCTCTGCTTCTACTTGAAGTATCTCAACATGTATGCCAGCATTTGTTTCCTGACGTGCATCAGTCTTCAAAGGTGCTTTTTTCTCCTCAAGCCCTTCAGGGCCAGAGACTGGAAGCGTAGGTACGATGTGGGCATCAGTGCTGCCATTTGGATCATTGTGGGGACTGCCTGTTTGCCATTTCCCATCCTGAGAAGCACAGACTTAAACAACAACAAGTCCTGCTTTGCTGATCTTGGATACAAGCAAATGAATGCAGTTGCATTGGTCGGGATGATTACAGTTGCTGAGCTTGCAGGATTTGTGATCCCCGTGATCATCATTGCATGGTGTACCTGGAAAACTACTATATCCTTGAGACAGCCACCAATGGCTTTCCAAGGGATCAGTGAGAGGCAGAAAGCACTGCGGATGGTGTTCATGTGTGCTGCAGTCTTCTTCATCTGCTTCACTCCCTAtcatattaactttattttttacacCATGGTAAAGGAAACCATCATTAGCAGTTGTCCCATTGTCCGAATTGCACTGTATTTCCACCCCTTTTGCCTGTGCCTTGCAAGTCTCTGCTGCCTTCTGGATCCAATTCTTTATTACTTTATGGCTTCAGAGTTTCGTGACCAACTCTCCCGCCATGGCAGTTCTGTGACCCGCTCCCGCCTCATGAGCAAGGAGAGTGGTTCATCAATGATTGGCTAA
- the P2RY10 gene encoding putative P2Y purinoceptor 10 isoform X3 yields MRASTFRPQANALNHKSMAYLDKYTEIFKMGSNSTSTAEINCNVTNVKFQYSLYATTYILIFIPGLLANSAALWVLCRFISKKNKAIIFMINLSVADLAHVLSLPLRIYYYISHHWPFQRGLCLLCFYLKYLNMYASICFLTCISLQRCFFLLKPFRARDWKRRYDVGISAAIWIIVGTACLPFPILRSTDLNNNKSCFADLGYKQMNAVALVGMITVAELAGFVIPVIIIAWCTWKTTISLRQPPMAFQGISERQKALRMVFMCAAVFFICFTPYHINFIFYTMVKETIISSCPIVRIALYFHPFCLCLASLCCLLDPILYYFMASEFRDQLSRHGSSVTRSRLMSKESGSSMIG; encoded by the exons ATGAGAGCTTCAACTTTTAGACCACAGGCAAATGCTTT GAACCATAAATCCATGGCTTACCTTGACAAATATACTGAAATATTCAAGATGGGTAGCAACAGTACCAGCACTGCTGAGATTAACTGTAATGTCACTAATGTGAAATTTCAATACTCCCTTTATGCAACCACCTATATCCTCATATTCATTCCTGGTCTTCTGGCTAACAGTGCAGCCTTGTGGGTTCTGTGCCGCTTcatcagcaagaaaaataaagccatcaTTTTCATGATCAACCTCTCTGTGGCTGACCTTGCTCACGTACTATCTTTACCCCTCCGGATTTACTATTACATCAGCCACCACTGGCCTTTCCAGAGAGGACTTTGCCTGCTCTGCTTCTACTTGAAGTATCTCAACATGTATGCCAGCATTTGTTTCCTGACGTGCATCAGTCTTCAAAGGTGCTTTTTTCTCCTCAAGCCCTTCAGGGCCAGAGACTGGAAGCGTAGGTACGATGTGGGCATCAGTGCTGCCATTTGGATCATTGTGGGGACTGCCTGTTTGCCATTTCCCATCCTGAGAAGCACAGACTTAAACAACAACAAGTCCTGCTTTGCTGATCTTGGATACAAGCAAATGAATGCAGTTGCATTGGTCGGGATGATTACAGTTGCTGAGCTTGCAGGATTTGTGATCCCCGTGATCATCATTGCATGGTGTACCTGGAAAACTACTATATCCTTGAGACAGCCACCAATGGCTTTCCAAGGGATCAGTGAGAGGCAGAAAGCACTGCGGATGGTGTTCATGTGTGCTGCAGTCTTCTTCATCTGCTTCACTCCCTAtcatattaactttattttttacacCATGGTAAAGGAAACCATCATTAGCAGTTGTCCCATTGTCCGAATTGCACTGTATTTCCACCCCTTTTGCCTGTGCCTTGCAAGTCTCTGCTGCCTTCTGGATCCAATTCTTTATTACTTTATGGCTTCAGAGTTTCGTGACCAACTCTCCCGCCATGGCAGTTCTGTGACCCGCTCCCGCCTCATGAGCAAGGAGAGTGGTTCATCAATGATTGGCTAA
- the P2RY10 gene encoding putative P2Y purinoceptor 10, translating to MAYLDKYTEIFKMGSNSTSTAEINCNVTNVKFQYSLYATTYILIFIPGLLANSAALWVLCRFISKKNKAIIFMINLSVADLAHVLSLPLRIYYYISHHWPFQRGLCLLCFYLKYLNMYASICFLTCISLQRCFFLLKPFRARDWKRRYDVGISAAIWIIVGTACLPFPILRSTDLNNNKSCFADLGYKQMNAVALVGMITVAELAGFVIPVIIIAWCTWKTTISLRQPPMAFQGISERQKALRMVFMCAAVFFICFTPYHINFIFYTMVKETIISSCPIVRIALYFHPFCLCLASLCCLLDPILYYFMASEFRDQLSRHGSSVTRSRLMSKESGSSMIG from the coding sequence ATGGCTTACCTTGACAAATATACTGAAATATTCAAGATGGGTAGCAACAGTACCAGCACTGCTGAGATTAACTGTAATGTCACTAATGTGAAATTTCAATACTCCCTTTATGCAACCACCTATATCCTCATATTCATTCCTGGTCTTCTGGCTAACAGTGCAGCCTTGTGGGTTCTGTGCCGCTTcatcagcaagaaaaataaagccatcaTTTTCATGATCAACCTCTCTGTGGCTGACCTTGCTCACGTACTATCTTTACCCCTCCGGATTTACTATTACATCAGCCACCACTGGCCTTTCCAGAGAGGACTTTGCCTGCTCTGCTTCTACTTGAAGTATCTCAACATGTATGCCAGCATTTGTTTCCTGACGTGCATCAGTCTTCAAAGGTGCTTTTTTCTCCTCAAGCCCTTCAGGGCCAGAGACTGGAAGCGTAGGTACGATGTGGGCATCAGTGCTGCCATTTGGATCATTGTGGGGACTGCCTGTTTGCCATTTCCCATCCTGAGAAGCACAGACTTAAACAACAACAAGTCCTGCTTTGCTGATCTTGGATACAAGCAAATGAATGCAGTTGCATTGGTCGGGATGATTACAGTTGCTGAGCTTGCAGGATTTGTGATCCCCGTGATCATCATTGCATGGTGTACCTGGAAAACTACTATATCCTTGAGACAGCCACCAATGGCTTTCCAAGGGATCAGTGAGAGGCAGAAAGCACTGCGGATGGTGTTCATGTGTGCTGCAGTCTTCTTCATCTGCTTCACTCCCTAtcatattaactttattttttacacCATGGTAAAGGAAACCATCATTAGCAGTTGTCCCATTGTCCGAATTGCACTGTATTTCCACCCCTTTTGCCTGTGCCTTGCAAGTCTCTGCTGCCTTCTGGATCCAATTCTTTATTACTTTATGGCTTCAGAGTTTCGTGACCAACTCTCCCGCCATGGCAGTTCTGTGACCCGCTCCCGCCTCATGAGCAAGGAGAGTGGTTCATCAATGATTGGCTAA